In the genome of Candidatus Zixiibacteriota bacterium, one region contains:
- a CDS encoding DUF134 domain-containing protein — MPRPARRRRVCFDPERLFFKPRGVRMSDLETIELTRDELEAIRLCYLEGHYQEEASRQMDISRQTLGRILSSANSKVADFLVNGKALTINGGHYYRDKLNTNLKKRHGRLKGSQSCYKKNNRALTSIDKAKASRKNDLPE, encoded by the coding sequence ATGCCGCGTCCAGCACGTCGTCGTCGTGTGTGTTTTGATCCGGAGCGATTATTTTTCAAGCCGAGAGGCGTGCGTATGAGCGATCTTGAAACGATCGAACTGACACGCGATGAACTCGAGGCTATCCGTCTCTGCTATTTGGAGGGTCATTACCAGGAGGAGGCCTCGCGCCAGATGGATATATCCCGCCAGACACTTGGCCGGATACTATCCAGCGCTAACAGCAAGGTAGCTGATTTTCTGGTTAACGGCAAGGCACTCACTATTAATGGTGGTCATTATTACCGCGATAAATTGAATACAAATTTGAAGAAACGACATGGCAGGTTAAAAGGCTCGCAATCCTGTTACAAGAAGAACAACCGGGCCCTTACTTCTATCGACAAGGCGAAAGCTTCACGTAAGAACGACCTGCCGGAATAA